In one window of Solanum pennellii chromosome 2, SPENNV200 DNA:
- the LOC114076138 gene encoding uncharacterized protein LOC114076138, giving the protein MIMFLTGINGDLEEECRSAMLHDNMDLSRLMVHVQQVEDSRKRRGVRDVRRPRPQDQADPSHGGHRNNFGVREQPKFKKGQQSSCNSNPQRSTTRRGGRPEPKRGNGGELQRPKKNCAKCGEAHSGECKQGTNACFGCGEIGHMVRNCLHNRGQVGGNAQSRPNPQSAAAPSLPRGTDSMP; this is encoded by the coding sequence atgatcatgttcctcacaggaatcaatggagacctggaggaggagtgtcggtctgcgatgctccatgataatatggacctttccaggttaatggtgcatgtccagcaggtagaggacagccgCAAGAGGAGAGGCGTTCGTGATGTTAGGAGGCCtaggcctcaagatcaggcagatcccagccatggaggccacagaaacaattttggcgtccgtgagcagcccaagttcaagaaggggcaacagagttctTGTAATTCTAACCctcagaggagtacaacacGTAGAGGAGGCAGACCTGAACCCAAgaggggcaatggaggtgagttGCAGCGTCCTAAGAAGAACTGTGCTAAATGTGGCGAAGCTCATAGTGGAGAGTGCAaacagggcactaatgcctgcttcggttGTGGTGAGATTGGACACATGGTCAGAAACTGTCTACATAACAGAGGTCAGgttggaggtaatgctcagtcTAGGCCTAACCCACAGAGTGCAGCAGCGCcgagcctcccaagaggaacagaTTCTATGCCCTGA